From a single Athene noctua chromosome 2, bAthNoc1.hap1.1, whole genome shotgun sequence genomic region:
- the FASTK gene encoding fas-activated serine/threonine kinase, which yields MAAARLRQPGRPAPSARRSLIGGRVAVYLHMPLRTPQGARVLGAAPGSGGCAREGAGPRLPSARRGGCREDGGLGVRAVLSGRGGGGSQRGRERHGLPVLQSLSSRPALAMLRLLPWLRALTRESVRPGVLQGLAAGDRSGAGMYPTCYCAGKAKQRAVLLPLDPYGHGLLHTFPPDAYRTRGHGKRKSWNFIHEKMSYDTFFTMKRLIERSRSVGEVLRWVTQNPSKVSASHYPIALHKLGQLLQQQGQAAVNGESRGPGQMLEQPEFQTLCQAIISGCSKFDNFSIVNCLYAAAALGLPGESPLVRVLEDESRSRLGRFNQKDVSMVFSSVMRLHPSSPHPLVESCLSSLERHLEKERHPQTLFLLLSYYRLRAQALQGHPASDQQLINNRKILRLVRHTLGQVSAMREHELALLDEMLALCAQEANNKALEAIFSSQLFYENRQERFIRSMAEWLPRKAENLTPYTMALIAKYVARHRLREPRLLDTIANFLLKRGEQLDSKVIQKLVFPFSRMNYRPSNHSELFPKLEAILEQKAGSSPLATVNILMSMFQLSHFPQTVLHQVFSPAFITNVMSSPYALIVRRYLSLLDAAVELEFRDYSGPRLDPRYRVLMFEHALTADEANRKYSYKGLVAEALRQLVGEECYRQDEVLPPGYCTDFLLWINRSGTVLPLSRVPAASKAPSAHTTTSPTAISLRSSVLALTSDLQDFAPFAPETPSSPPGSRESNLAGRFLPTLCPAPGGPCYQPPSDYYCSLSKESSLESQGSSTLSSPSECLSAQPAGTPDCSPRGTSTATLFQFPIGKILEEEEEAAVVAATTGCPGHDHNCFQGEQAQEEPEERSPPPSEDACPPPSPCRPSPKRGPGDGPQGAEEIQRVVLSVNDKWHYCQNSDILVGSRAMRDRHLRLLGYCLVQLPYTELEKVSGIEEAKHYLRQKLRELRF from the exons ATGGCCGCAGCGCGCCTGCGCCAGCCGGGTCGCCCCGCCCCTTCGGCGAGACGCTCGCTCATTGGAGGACGGGTGGCGGTTTACTTGCATATGCCGCTACGGACGCCGCAAGGCGCTCGCGTGCTGGGCGCCGCCCCCGGAAGTGGGGGCTGCGCgcgcgagggggcggggccacgaCTTCCCTCGGCCCGACGGGGGGGCTGTCGGGAAGATGGCGGACTCGGTGTCCGGGCGGTGCTgagcggccggggcggcggcgggtcccaGCGCGGCCGCGAGCGCCAT GGTCTCCCGGTTCTCCAAAGCCTCTCGAGCCGCCCTGCCCTCGCCATGCTGCGCCTGCTGCCATGGCTCCGTGCTCTGACCCGGGAGAGCGTGCGGCCCGGAGTCCTGCAGGGCCTGGCTGCTGGTGACAGGAGTGGGGCCGGGATGTATCCCACCTGCTACTGTGCAGGCAAAGCTAAGCAGCGGGCTGTGCTGCTCCCCTTGGACCCCTATGGCCATGGGCTGCTGCACACCTTTCCCCCGGATGCCTACAGGACTCGAGGCCATGGCAAGAGGAAGAGCTGGAACTTCATCCACGAGAAGATGAGTTATGACACCTTCTTCACAATGAAGCGTCTGATAGAGCGCTCGCGCAGCGTAGGAGAAGTGCTGCGGTGGGTGACGCAGAACCCCAGCAAGGTGTCTGCCAGCCACTACCCCATTGCCCTGCACAAGCTGGGCCAGCTCTtgcagcagcagggccaggccgCAGTGAACGGGGAGAGCCGCGGGCCTGGCCAGATGCTGGAGCAGCCGGAGTTTCAGACGCTCTGTCAAGCCATCATCAGTGGCTGCTCCAAGTTTGATAATTTCAGCATCGTCAACTGCCTGTATGCCGCTGCTGCGCTGG GCCTGCCTGGGGAATCGCCGCTGGTGCGAGTGCTGGAGGACGAATCCCGGAGCCGCCTGGGCCGCTTCAACCAGAAGGACGTTTCCATGGTCTTCAGCAGTGTGATGAGGCTGCACCCGTCCAGCCCCCACCCTCTGGTTGAGTCTTGCCTCAGCAGTTTGGAGCGGCACCTGGAGAAGGAACGTCACCCCCAAAccctcttcctgctcctctcctACTACCGGCTCCGGGCGCAGGCACTGCAGGGACACCCAGCCTCCGACCAGCAGCTGATCAACAACCGCAAGATCCTGCGCCTCGTCAGGCACACGCTGGGGCAAGTGAGTGCCATGCGGGAGCACGAACTGGCCCTCTTGGACGAGATGCTGGCTCTGTGCGCCCAGGAGGCCAACAACAAGGCCCTGGAGGCCATCTTCAGCTCTCAGCTCTTCTACGAGAACCGCCAAGAGCGATTCATCCGCAGTATGGCAG AGTGGCTCCCCAGGAAGGCAGAAAACCTTACCCCCTACACCATGGCCCTCATCGCCAAATATGTGGCCCGGCACCGGCTGCGTGAGCCGCGGCTGCTTGATACCATTGCAAACTTTCTCCTGAAGCGCGGGGAGCAGCTTGACAGCAAG gtGATCCAGAAGCTGGTTTTTCCCTTCAGCCGCATGAATTACCGCCCATCCAACCACAGTGAGCTCTTCCCCAAGCTGGAGGCCATCCTGGAGCAGAAAGCTGGCAGCTCGCCCCTGGCAACCGTCAACATCCTCATGTCCATGTTTCAGCTTAGCCATTTCCCCCAGACCGTCCTCCACCAAGTCTTCTCCCCAGCCTTCATCACCAATGTTATGA GCAGCCCCTACGCGCTGATTGTGCGCCGCTACCTCTCGTTGCTGGACGCGGCAGTGGAGCTGGAGTTCCGTGATTACAGCGGCCCACGCCTCGACCCACGGTACCGTGTCCTTATGTTCGAGCACGCCCTGACAGCCGACGAGGCCAACAGAAAGTACAG ttacAAGGGGCTGGTGGCTGAGGCCCTGCGGCAGCTGGTGGGAGAAGAGTGCTATCGGCAGGACGAGGTGCTGCCCCCAGGATACTGCACAG ACTTCCTGCTGTGGATTAACCGCTCGGGCACTGTGCTGCCCCTTTCCCGTGTTCCCGCAGCCTCCAAGGCTCCCTCTGCCCACACTACAACCTCCCCCACTGCCATTTCCTTGCGCTCAAGTGTCCTGGCCCTCACCTCGGACTTGCAGGACTTTGCCCCCTTTGCTCCAGAGACACCAAGCAGCCCCCCAGGCTCTCGAGAGAGTAACCTGGCTGGGCGATTCTTGCCCACACTTTGCCCTGCCCCGGGGGGCCCCTGCTACCAGCCTCCCTCGGACTATTACTGCAGCCTGAGCAAAGAGTCTTCCCTGGAGAGCCAGGGCAGCTCCACGTTAAGCAGCCCATCCGAGTGCCTCTCCGCGCAGCCGGCTGGCACCCCTGACTGCTCCCCCAGGGGCACCTCCACAGCCACCCTCTTCCAGTTCCCCATCGGCAAGattctggaggaggaggaggaggcggcagtGGTGGCAGCTACCACTGGCTGCCCTGGGCACGATCACAACTGCTTCCAAGGGGAGCAGGCCCAGGAGGAACCCGAGGAAAGGAGCCCACCCCCCAGTGAGGACGCCTGCCCTCCGCCCTCCCCGTGCCGGCCCAGCCCAAAGCGAGGCCCTGGCGACGGGCCACAGGGAGCCGAAGAGATCCAGAG GGTGGTGCTGTCGGTCAATGACAAATGGCATTACTGCCAGAACTCCGACATACTGGTGGGCTCCCGAGCCATGAGGGACAGGCACTTGCGACTGCTGGGCTACTGTCTTGTTCAG CTGCCCTACACGGAGCTGGAGAAGGTGAGTGGCATCGAGGAGGCCAAGCACTACCTGCGGCAGAAGCTGAGGGAGCTGCGCTTCTGA
- the TMUB1 gene encoding transmembrane and ubiquitin-like domain-containing protein 1: protein MALIEGVGDEVTVLFALLLFAVVLGLAWASTRAPEPVATPRDAATLPEESPSAAPTPVEHKAPAAAAGAAPDGAGGLAAGLRPRAGPAPAQGPVGEGDGGPAEPTMVLRLKFLNDTERLARVRPSDTVGALKRAYFPGQEQQVRLIYQGQLLRDDTQSLAALHLAHNSVLHCHISQHSPAPAPAGPHASTDPVHAALNVGSLMLPLFVLMLAVLWYFQLQYRHVFTATATTFLAGLTLLFSFMAFTMYRR from the exons ATGGCGCTGATCGAGGGCGTTGGCGATGAGGTGACCGTGCTCTTCGCGTTGTTGCTGTTTGCCGTGGTGCTGGGGCTGGCCTGGGCCTCCACCCGCGCCCCCGAGCCCGTCGCGACCCCCCGCGACGCCGCGACGCTGCCCGAGGAGAGCCCGAGCGCTGCCCCAACCCCTGTCGAGCACAAGGCCCcagcggcggcggctggagcggctcCCGATGGGGCAGgcgggctggcagcagggctgaggccccgggccggccccgcacCAGCGCAGGGTCCCGTTGGTGAGGGGGACGGCGGCCCCGCCGAGCCCACCATGGTGCTGCGGCTGAAGTTCCTCAACGACACGGAGCGCCTGGCCCGGGTGCGCCCCAGTGACACCGTCGGGGCCCTGAagag GGCCTATTTCCCCGGGCAGGAGCAGCAAGTGCGACTGATCTACCAGGGCCAGCTGCTGCGTGATGACACCCAGAGCCTGGCCGCCCTGCACCTCGCCCACAACAGCGTCCTGCATTGCCACATCTCCCAGCACAGTCCGGCCCCCGCGCCTGCCGGCCCCCACGCCTCCACCGACCCCGTGCATGCCGCCCTCAACGTGGGCAGCCTCATGCTGCCGCTCTTCGTGCTTATGCTGGCCGTGCTCTGGTACTTCCAGCTGCAGTACCGCCACGTCTTCACCGCCACCGCCACCACCTTCCTGGCTGGCCTCACCCTCCTCTTCAGCTTCATGGCCTTCACCATGTACCGCAGATAG